The stretch of DNA GCACGACCTGGGGCGCCCGGCCCGGTTCTTCAACATGCTGCGGGTGTTCAAACCGACGTCGCCGATGAGCGTCGGGTCGTGGTTGCTGGCGGGTTACGCGCCGTTCTCCGCGGGCGCCAGCTTCAGCGCGGTGACCGGTCTCCTGCCGGCGATCGGGGCGGTTGGCACCGCCGGCGCAGCGCTCATCGGCCCGGTCGTCGCGACCTACACCGCAGCGCTCGTCTCCGACACCGCCGTGCCGGCATGGCACGACGGGCATCGCGAGATGCCCTTCGTGTTCGCCGCCTCCGCGCTGAGCGCGGCGGCGGGCATGGGGATGCTGGCGGCGCCGATGCCCGAAGCCGGGCCGGCCCGGATGCTCGGAGTCGTCGCCGGCGCGGCGGAACTCGGTCTGCTCGACGTGATGAAGCGCAGCATGGGCTTGGCCAAGGAAGCGTTCACGGCGAGCGAGAAGGCGCACCGCTACGAGCGGGCGGCGCAGATCGCCACTGGCATCGGGATCGCCGCCGGCGCCGTGTTGGGCAAGCGCAGCCGGATCGCCTCGGCTGTCGCCGGCGCCGGCCTGCTCGTCGGGTCCGCGCTGAGCCGCTTCGCCATCTTCGAGGCCGGTCTCGAGTCGGCCGAGGACCCCCGCTACACCGTCGTCCCGCAGCGCCGGCGGCTCGAGTCTCGTGTGTCTTCTGAGATCTCGTGAGTCTCGAGTCTGGCGGCCCGGCGATCGCCGCGGTGGACAGGGCGCGAGACCTGATTACCGGCCGCGGCCGCCAGGGACTGGGTAGCCTAAGTATCCCCTCAGACCACTTAGGCTACCCAGTAGGGGTTTGGGGCCCGTCGCCGGCCTGCCGCCGGCGGGAAAACGGGGCCCCTGCCGTCGCGGTCGTGGGTCGGCGAGCGCGCCGTCGCCGGCGCCGGCGCTCGTCGCCGGCGCCCGGGTCACAGCGCTCGGCGCATGGTCGCCGGCCTGCCTCATTTTGATTCCGCGTAGAAAAGGGCAAGTATTCACCCCGTGTACGGGGAGGTGTTCGAGCGCCTGGTGGGCTCCGCCGCCTTCAAAGCGGTTGGCTGTGGAGAACCCACAGCGGCGGGTTCGATTCCCGTCCACCTCCGCCACTCCCCATGAACCGGCCTCCGTCGGTCGACCGGCTCGCCCGCCATCTCGCCGAATCAGGCTTCGGTGACCTGCCCGATCCGCTGCTGGTCGCGGCCGCCCGCGACGCCGTCGCTCTCTCTCCGGACGACCCCTGGGAAGAGGCAGCCGCCATTGCCCGATCCTCGAGGCAGCGGCTCCTCCAGCCCGTCATCAACGCCACCGGCGTCATCGTCCATACCAACCTCGGCCGCGCGCCGCTCTCCGTCGGCCACGACGTCCACTACGCCAACCTCGAGCTCGACCTGGGCACGGGACGCCGCGGCGACCGCTCGTCGCATGCTTCGTCGCTGCTCGCCAGGCTTTCGGGCGCCGAGGCCGCGACCGTGGTCAACAACGGCGCCGCCGCCCTCCTCCTCGCCCTCGCCACCGTTCCCCCCGGGCACGAGGTAATAGTCAGCCGGGGCGAGCTGATAGAGATCGGCGGCGGGTTCCGCATCCCCGAAGTCCTCGCGACGTCCGGCGCACGCCTCAGGGAGGTCGGCACCACCAACCGCACGAGACTCAACGACTACCGCGAGGCGATCGGGTCCGACACCGCGGCCATCCTCAAGGTTCACACCTCCAACTACCGCATAGTCGGCTTCACCGAGTCCGCCGGCCTCCCCGGGCTCGCCGGCCTCGCGCACGAGCACGGCCTACCTCTCATCTTCGACGCCGGCTCCGGCCTCATCGACGAGGGCTGCCAGTGGCTGCCCGCCGGCCCGCCGCCGTGGCTCCGGGGCGAACCCGCTGTCCGCCAGTCGATCGCCGCCGGCGCGGATCTGGTCACCTTCAGCGGGGACAAGCTGTTCGGCGGTCCGCAGGCGGGGATCATCGCCGGCAAGGCGCCGCTCGTACAAGCGTGCAAGACGCACCCTCTCGCACGTGCCCTGCGGCCGGGCCATCTGGTTCTTCGGTCGCTACAGGACGTCGCGCTCAGCTACCTCCGGCGCGACGCCGGCGCAACGCTTCCGCTGTGGCGCATGGCGACGGCCCCCGTCGAGGATCTCCGCCGGCGGGCCGAAGCGTTATCTCACGGCGAGGTCGTCGACTGCGCGTCGGTTATGGGCGGCGGCACACTCCCCGGCCGCACCATCCCCTCCGCCGGCATTGCCGTCGACGGCGACATCACCGGACGCCTCCGTTTGACGGACCCACCGGTGATCGCCAGGGTCGAAGCGGGCCGCACCTTCTGTGACCTTCGCACCGTGCTGCCGGAACAAGATCCGGCCCTCGCCAAGGCACTTGCCAAGGCGGTTGCCGGATGACGGTCATCGCGACCGCCGGTCATGTCGACCATGGCAAGTCGACTCTCGTACGCGCGCTCACCGGCACCGACCCCGATCGCTGGGCCGAGGAGAAACGGCGCGGCCTCACCATCGACCTCGGCTTCGCCAACACCACCCTGCCGTCGGGGGAGCAGATCAGCTTCGTCGACGTTCCTGGCCACGGCCGCTTCGTAGCCAACATGCTGTCCGGTGTCGGCTCGGTCGACGCGTGCATGTTCGTCGTCGACGCCAACGAGGGATGGCGCGCCCAGTCGGAAGAGCACCTGCGGATACTGGAACTGCTCGGGATGCGCGCCGGGGTGATAGCGATGACCAAGGTCGCATCCCTCGACGAGGACCTGACCACGCTCGCCGCTGAGGAGATCACCGAGCACGTGCAAGGCACGTTCCTGCAGGACGCGCCCGTCGTCGCTGTCGACGCGCCCGCGGGCCGCGGGATTGACGACCTCCGCCAGGCACTCGACCGCCTCGTCTCGTCGCTTCCGCCGGCGGTCGACGGATCGAGGCCACGTCTGTGGGTCGATCGTTCGTTCTCGATCCGCGGCGCAGGGACGGTGGTGACCGGCACGCTGCTGGGAGGCTCGCTGTCCGCCGGTGACGAACTCGTGATCGAGCCGGGTGCGCGCAGGGTTCGCGCGAGAGGGCTGCAGAGTCACAACCAACCCTGCGATCACGCAGGTCCGGGCCGGCGTGTCGCGGTCAACCTCACCGGCGTGGAGGCCAAGGAGATCCGTCGAGGGCAAGCTCTCGTGCGCCCGGACCAGTGGCACGTCACCGCGGCCGTCGACGTCTCGCTCAGCGTTCTCGACGCGTCGCCGCAGCCGGTCACCAACCGCGGCGCGTTCGCTGTCCACCTCGGCACCGCGGCGTTGCCGGTTCGCCTGAGGCTGATCGGCTCGCGTGACCAGATCGCTCCAGGGGAAGACGCACCCGCGAGGATGTGGCTCCTGGCAGGTCACCGGGTCACCGCTGTCCCCGGCGACCGCTTCGTCTTGCGCGAGCTCGGCCGCGGCCAAACGATCGGCGGCGGCGTGGTACTCGACGTCGACCCCGTTCTTCCGGCGTCGAAGGCGGATCCCTCCCTTTCGGTGGAGCGCGTCGTGGAGGAGCGTGGGTGGGTGCGTGCTGATCACCTGGAGCGCCTGACCGGCCGCCCCGCCACACCAACCGTCGGGGCCTGGGTCGTGGCGCCGGCGGCCGAGGCCAGGGCGGCTGCACGTATCAGCGAGCTTTGCGAACACGCCGGCGCCGGCGGGGTCGACCTGGCACAACTCGGGGAGACCGAGCTGGCACTGCTGCACAGCGGCATCGACGGCGTCACGGTTTCGGGGCCCAAGGCATACCTCGATTCGCTGGTGCCTCGTGGAATCAGCGAGCGCGCGTCAGCGGTCCTCAATCTCTTGGAGAAAGACAGCATGTCTCCGCCGGACCTCCCCGTCGAGGACAGGCGCTCCCTGCGCGAGCTAGAGGCGACCGGGCTGGCGACTCAAGCGGGTGAGATCTGGTTCGCGTCCTCCGCAGTGGAGGCCGCTGTCGACCTGCTGCGCGCGCTGCTGCGTGCGAAGCCCGACGGCTTTACGGTCTCGGACGCCCGCCAGGTGCTCGGTACGTCGCGCAAGTACGCGCTGCCGTTGCTCGCGCACCTGGATGCCAACGGCATCACGCGTCGTAAGGGGGACACCCGTGTCGCGGGACCGAGGATGGGTCTGTGACATCGAGCACGGTGAAGCTCACCGAGTGGACCAAGTGCGGCGGGTGCGCGGCCAAGTGGGGCGGCGCGCCTCTATCGGATCTGCTGCGGGGGCTCGACCCCGTCGCGGGCGAGGACCTTCTCGTCGGGCTGGCGCCTTTCGACGACGCGGCTGTCTACCGCCTCTCGCCTGATCTCGCGCTCGTGTCTACGACTGACTTCTTCCCGCCGCTCGTCGACGACCCATCCGACTTCGGAGCCATCGCGGCCGCCAACGCGTGCAGCGACATCTTCGC from Acidimicrobiales bacterium encodes:
- the selB gene encoding selenocysteine-specific translation elongation factor → MTVIATAGHVDHGKSTLVRALTGTDPDRWAEEKRRGLTIDLGFANTTLPSGEQISFVDVPGHGRFVANMLSGVGSVDACMFVVDANEGWRAQSEEHLRILELLGMRAGVIAMTKVASLDEDLTTLAAEEITEHVQGTFLQDAPVVAVDAPAGRGIDDLRQALDRLVSSLPPAVDGSRPRLWVDRSFSIRGAGTVVTGTLLGGSLSAGDELVIEPGARRVRARGLQSHNQPCDHAGPGRRVAVNLTGVEAKEIRRGQALVRPDQWHVTAAVDVSLSVLDASPQPVTNRGAFAVHLGTAALPVRLRLIGSRDQIAPGEDAPARMWLLAGHRVTAVPGDRFVLRELGRGQTIGGGVVLDVDPVLPASKADPSLSVERVVEERGWVRADHLERLTGRPATPTVGAWVVAPAAEARAAARISELCEHAGAGGVDLAQLGETELALLHSGIDGVTVSGPKAYLDSLVPRGISERASAVLNLLEKDSMSPPDLPVEDRRSLRELEATGLATQAGEIWFASSAVEAAVDLLRALLRAKPDGFTVSDARQVLGTSRKYALPLLAHLDANGITRRKGDTRVAGPRMGL
- the nrfD gene encoding NrfD/PsrC family molybdoenzyme membrane anchor subunit, which encodes MSGAVTKEGMQDVRPGREAVSEVQGSGGKRPRSRGLGRGDGEQPVVGDATFRSYYGKPIINKPVWEAPDIAGYLFLGGLAGASSVMAAGAAATGRPALARGLKVTSTAAVALSGVALVHDLGRPARFFNMLRVFKPTSPMSVGSWLLAGYAPFSAGASFSAVTGLLPAIGAVGTAGAALIGPVVATYTAALVSDTAVPAWHDGHREMPFVFAASALSAAAGMGMLAAPMPEAGPARMLGVVAGAAELGLLDVMKRSMGLAKEAFTASEKAHRYERAAQIATGIGIAAGAVLGKRSRIASAVAGAGLLVGSALSRFAIFEAGLESAEDPRYTVVPQRRRLESRVSSEIS
- the selA gene encoding L-seryl-tRNA(Sec) selenium transferase, translated to MNRPPSVDRLARHLAESGFGDLPDPLLVAAARDAVALSPDDPWEEAAAIARSSRQRLLQPVINATGVIVHTNLGRAPLSVGHDVHYANLELDLGTGRRGDRSSHASSLLARLSGAEAATVVNNGAAALLLALATVPPGHEVIVSRGELIEIGGGFRIPEVLATSGARLREVGTTNRTRLNDYREAIGSDTAAILKVHTSNYRIVGFTESAGLPGLAGLAHEHGLPLIFDAGSGLIDEGCQWLPAGPPPWLRGEPAVRQSIAAGADLVTFSGDKLFGGPQAGIIAGKAPLVQACKTHPLARALRPGHLVLRSLQDVALSYLRRDAGATLPLWRMATAPVEDLRRRAEALSHGEVVDCASVMGGGTLPGRTIPSAGIAVDGDITGRLRLTDPPVIARVEAGRTFCDLRTVLPEQDPALAKALAKAVAG